One Bubalus bubalis isolate 160015118507 breed Murrah chromosome 10, NDDB_SH_1, whole genome shotgun sequence genomic window carries:
- the RAB32 gene encoding ras-related protein Rab-32, with product MAGGGAGDPGRGTAAAAAPPETSEHLFKVLVIGELGVGKTSIIKRYVHQLFSQHYRATIGVDFALKVLNWDSRTLVRLQLWDIAGQERFGNMTRVYYKEAVGAFIVFDISRGSTFDAVLKWKSDLDSKVHLPNGSPIPAVLLANKCDQKKDSGQTPSQMDQFCKEHGFTGWFETSAKDNVNIDEAARFLVENILANHQSFPNEENDGRIKLDEETVKKEGKTQCC from the exons ATGGCGGGCGGCGGAGCTGGGGACCCGGGCCGGGGGACGGCCGCCGCCGCGGCGCCGCCGGAGACCAGCGAGCACCTCTTCAAGGTGCTGGTCATCGGCGAACTCGGCGTGGGCAAGACCAGCATCATCAAGCGCTACGTCCACCAGCTTTTCTCCCAGCACTACCGGGCCACCATCGGGGTGGACTTCGCCCTCAAGGTCCTCAACTGGGACAGCAGGACGCTGGTGCGCCTGCAACTATGGGACATCGCGG GACAGGAGCGTTTTGGCAACATGACCCGAGTATATTACAAAGAAGCTGTTGGTGCCTTCATTGTCTTTGATATTTCGAGAGGTTCCACGTTTGATgctgttttaaaatggaaaagtgaTCTGGATAGTAAAGTACATCTTCCAAACGGCAGCCCTATTCCTGCTGTCCTTTTAGCTAACAAATGTGACCAGAAAAAGGACAGTGGCCAGACTCCTTCCCAGATGGACCAGTTCTGCAAAGAACATGGCTTCACAGGATGGTTTGAAACCTCTGCGAAG GATAATGTCAACATTGATGAAGCAGCCCGGTTCCTGGTGGAGAACATTCTTGCCAACCACCAAAGCTTCCCCAACGAAGAAAACGATGGCAGAATTAAACTGGATGAGGAGACTGTGAAAAAAGAGGGCAAGACCCAGTGTTGCTGA